The Etheostoma cragini isolate CJK2018 chromosome 15, CSU_Ecrag_1.0, whole genome shotgun sequence genome window below encodes:
- the LOC117958717 gene encoding stress response protein NST1-like: MEEKLQQRKTDQAEKFKKLQVPKQIVYQKLAASKKKQAATSSRKELEKLARVTAEQDDKVAKQLKDKEESWTAMLKTIFSHRHKKVEEKEQKRKEEQRSKLDLFQAHKVSERLFLEEKKQKAKSINDNHITCRGTNASLMAEKHARLQQLKRQDCEAARKQAEQIAEGDKLVQQYVQRELHKAADQDVQQLLAASKRRHGVLSKRGEPSFFGVGNEEPLPRYGTDQTCFIKRYQERNSLQLGMDTEPVHLPPITRAAQQKSAEKGSRYLSKSLCVALPRLI, from the coding sequence ATGGAAGAAAAGCTGCAGCAAAGAAAAACTGACCAAGCTGAAAAGTTCAAAAAGCTTCAGGtaccaaaacaaattgtttaTCAAAAACTGGCAGCCAGTAAAAAGAAGCAGGCTGCCACATCGAGCCGTAAGGAGCTGGAGAAATTAGCCAGGGTAACGGCTGAGCAAGATGATAAAGTGGCCAAGCAGCTAAAGGACAAGGAGGAGAGTTGGACTGCCATGCTTAAGACTATTTtctctcacagacacaaaaaggtAGAGGAgaaagagcaaaagaggaaggaagagcAACGGAGCAAACTGGACTTGTTTCAGGCCCACAAAGTGTCTGAGAGGTTGTTTCtagaagagaagaaacaaaaggCTAAGAGTATCAATGACAATCACATCACTTGTCGAGGCACTAATGCCAGCCTGATGGCTGAAAAACACGCTCGTCTCCAACAGCTGAAAAGACAGGATTGTGAAGCTGCACGAAAGCAAGCAGAACAGATTGCTGAGGGGGACAAACTAGTCCAGCAGTATGTCCAACGTGAACTTCACAAGGCTGCAGACCAAGATGTTCAGCAACTTTTAGCTGCAAGCAAACGAAGACATGGTGTCCTTTCTAAGAGGGGGGAGCCCAGCTTCTTTGGTGTAGGAAATGAAGAACCATTGCCCAGATATGGTACTGACCAGACGTGTTTTATAAAACGTTATCAAGAGCGCAACAGCCTGCAGCTCGGCATGGATACGGAGCCTGTTCATCTGCCCCCCATTACCAGAGCAGCCCAGCAGAAGTCAGCAGAGAAAGGGTCCCGCTACCTTTCAAAAAGTTTGTGTGTAGCTTTGCCCAGattgatttaa